From a region of the Oryza sativa Japonica Group chromosome 6, ASM3414082v1 genome:
- the LOC4341853 gene encoding heat shock 70 kDa protein 16 isoform X2, with protein sequence MSVVGFDVGNDTLVAAAARQRGIDVLLNAESNRESPAAVAFSHNARLLGPHAAGAASSHAPFSSIKRLLLLAGRPTLLPRRGGDLSRLPFPVEASSADGGGGVLVHVDHIGRRIALSPTQLLAMLLGYLRQLAEADLEAPVSDCVISVPCYFTQAQRQAYLDAAAVAGLRPLRLMHDLAATALGYGLYRSDLGGPGGPTYVAFVDVGHCDTQVAVVAFDVSGMKVLSHRFDADLGGRDFDEVLFEHFAEEFRDKYKIDVTGNVKASMRLRAACEKAKKVLSANAEAVVNIECLMEEKDVRGMIRREEFEKLCAGLLERVVEPCKKAMEGSRIGFDRLHSVELVGSGSRVPAIARILAGFFRREPSRTLNASECVARGCALQCAMLSPTFRVREYEVQDAIPSSIGFCTSEGPISTLPSNALFQRGHPLPSVKVVTLHKNSKFKLDAFYVDENELPPGTSTKIGAFQIGPFQAHTEKSKVKVRIRLNLHGLVSVESAALIDDDQSDAHSADSMEVDSNGEMVDKSRSERLIQLPIVQSIYGAMSNQELLEAQEQESQLAYQDKLMERTKERKNALESYVYDTRNKLSERYRSFATDSEREEISLSLQQTEDWLYEEGDDETEAVYNSKLEELKRLVDPIENRCKDEEVRGQATRDLLKFILDHKTAAKSLPTPEQEAVDSECTKAEQWLRERSQLQESLPKNVDPALWSHEIKKKEHELDMFYRNIVRYKGSPARADSSGGSDHMHTTDRD encoded by the exons ATGAGCGTGGTGGGCTTCGACGTCGGCAACGACACCctggtcgccgcggcggcgcggcagcgcggcaTCGACGTGCTCCTCAACGCCGAGTCCAACCGCGagtcccccgccgccgtcgccttctcccACAACGCCCGCCTCCTcggcccccacgccgccggcgccgcctcgtcgcacGCCCCCTTCTCCAGCATcaagcgcctcctcctcctcgcgggcCGCCCCACGCTGctcccccgccgcggcggcgacctctcgcgcctccccttccccgtcgAGGCCTCCTCcgcggatggaggcggcggcgtcctcgtcCACGTCGACCACATCGGCCGCCGCATCGCGCTCTCCCCGACCCAGCTCCTCGCCATGCTGCTCGGGTACCTCAGGCAGCTCGCGGAGGCCGACCTCGAGGCGCCCGTATCCGACTGCGTCATCTCCGTCCCTTGCTACTTCACGCAGGCGCAGCGCCAGGCctacctcgacgccgccgccgtcgcgggccTCCGCCCTCTCAGGCTCATGCacgacctcgccgccaccgccctcggcTACGGCCTCTACCGCTCCGACCTCGGCGGCCCCGGTGGTCCCACGTACGTCGCGTTCGTCGACGTCGGTCACTGCGATACGCAGGTGGCCGTCGTCGCGTTCGATGTCTCCGGGATGAAGGTGCTGTCGCACAGATTCGATGCGGACCTAGGGGGAAGGGACTTTGATGAGGTGCTATTCGAGCATTTTGCGGAGGAATTCAGGGACAAGTATAAGATAGATGTCACTGGGAATGTCAAGGCAAGCATGAGGTTGAGGGCGGCATGTGAGAAGGCGAAGAAAGTGCTAAGCGCGAATGCGGAAGCAGTGGTCAATATCGAGTGCCTGATGGAGGAGAAGGATGTGAGGGGGATGATCCGGAGGGAGGAGTTTGAGAAACTGTGTGCTGGGCTGCTGGAGAGGGTTGTCGAGCCATGCAAGAAGGCTATGGAGGGTTCAAGGATCGGATTTGACAGGCTGCATTCTGTGGAGCTCGTTGGGTCAGGGTCAAGGGTACCTGCTATTGCTAGAATTCTTGCAGGGTTCTTCAGAAGGGAGCCTAGTCGCACGCTCAATGCCAGTGAATGTGTGGCTCGGGGGTGTGCACTGCAGTGCGCAATGCTTAGTCCCACATTCCGCGTTCGAGAATATGAG GTCCAAGATGCAATTCCTTCTTCGATAGGATTTTGCACGAGTGAAGGCCCAATTTCAACATTACCAAGTAACGCGCTATTCCAGAGAGGTCATCCCCTTCCCAGTGTGAAGGTCGTTACTCTGCATAAGAACAGCAAATTTAAACTGGATGCATTTTATGTGGATGAGAATGAATTGCCTCCTGGTACCTCAACAAAAATTGGTGCTTTCCAG ATTGGCCCTTTCCAAGCACATACTGAAAAGTCTAAAGTCAAAGTAAGAATTCGGTTAAATCTCCATGGACTTGTTTCAGTGGAATCAGCTGCT CTGATTGATGATGATCAAAGCGATGCACATTCTGCTGACTCTATGGAGGTGGATTCCAATGGTGAAATG GTTGATAAGTCAAGAAGCGAAAGGTTAATCCAATTGCCTATTGTTCAGTCCATTTATGGTGCAATGAGTAATCAGGAATTGCTGGAAGCTCAAGAGCAAGAATCACAACTTGCTTATCAGGATAAACTCATGGAGCGGACAAAAGAAAGGAAGAACGCATTGGAATCTTATGTGTATGATACTCGCAATAAG CTTTCCGAGAGGTATCGGAGCTTTGCAACTGATTCTGAAAGAGAAGAAATCTCACTCAGTCTACAACAGACTGAAGATTGGCTTTATGAAGAAGGTGATGATGAGACTGAAGCAGTTTACAATAGTAAACTTGAGGAGCTGAAAAGG CTTGTAGATCCCATTGAAAATCGTTGTAAAGATGAGGAGGTCAGAGGTCAAGCCACAAGGGATCTTTTGAAGTTCATTCTTGACCACAAGACGGCTGCCAAATCATTACCCACACCTGAGCAAGAGGCT
- the LOC4341851 gene encoding probable beta-1,3-galactosyltransferase 2 isoform X1, with protein sequence MSWRRGDGGVARRWVLLLCTGSFFLGLLFTDRMWTLPEVTEVARPNGRREKEDELTAGDCNSAKVNVKRDYREILQTQDTHHAVWTLDKTIAKLETELSAARTLQESFLNGSPVSEGHKGSDSTGRQKYLMVIGINTAFSSRQRRDSIRNTWMPQGIKRRKLEEEKGIVIRFVIGHSAISGGIVERAIKAEERKHGDFMRIDHVEGYLELSGKTKTYFATAVSLWDADFYVKVDDDVHVNIATLGQILSNHVKKPRVYIGCMKSGPVLSDKDVRYYEPEHWKFGDQYFRHATGQLYAISKDLATYISINKRVLHKYINEDVSLGAWFIGLDVEHIDERRLCCGTPPDCEWKAQAGNTCAVSFDWKCSGICDSVENMQWVHNRCGESEKSLWISSF encoded by the exons atgagcTGGAGGAGAGGGGACGGGGGCGTGGCGAGGAGATGGGTCCTGCTGCTCTGCACCGGGAGCTTCTTCCTCGGCCTGCTCTTCACCGACAG GATGTGGACACTGCCTGAGGTTACTGAAGTTGCCAGGCCAAAtggaaggagagagaaggaggatGAGCTTACTGCTGGAGACTGTAATTCTGCTAAG GTTAATGTAAAACGAGATTACAGGGAGATCCTACAAACCCAAGATACCCATCATGCTGTATG GACTTTGGATAAGACAATAGCAAAACTGGAGACAGAACTTTCCGCTGCGAGAACTCTGCAGGAATCATTTCTCAATGGTTCTCCGGTTTCAGAAGGGCATAAGGGTTCGGACTCTACAGGAAGGCAGAAATATCTTATGGTGATAGGCATTAATACTGCTTTTAGCAGTCGACAGAGAAGGGATTCTATCCGTAACACATGGATGCCTCAAG gaataaagagaagaaaactaGAAGAAGAGAAGGGGATCGTAATCCGTTTTGTTATTGGTCACAG TGCTATTTCAGGTGGCATTGTGGAGAGAGCAATCAAGGCAGAGGAAAGAAAACATGGAGATTTCATGAGAATA GACCATGTTGAAGGATACCTTGAATTGTCTGGCAAAACCAAGACATACTTTGCTACAGCTGTTTCTTTATGGGATGCTGACTTCTATGTGAAGGTTGACGATGATGTGCATGTTAATATAG CAACACTCGGACAGATTTTATCGAATCATGTTAAGAAGCCCAGAGTATATATTGGATGCATGAAGTCCGGTCCCGTCTTATCTGACAA AGATGTGAGGTACTATGAACCTGAGCATTGGAAATTTGGTGACCAGTATTTCCGGCATGCAACTGGTCAATTGTATGCTATTTCAAAAGATTTGGCAACTTACATATCAATAAACAA ACGTGTTTTGCATAAGTACATCAATGAGGATGTGTCTTTGGGAGCCTGGTTCATAGGATTAGATGTTGAGCATATTGATGAGCGCCGACTTTGTTGTGGTACTCCACCTG ATTGCGAATGGAAAGCTCAGGCAGGGAATACATGCGCAGTGTCATTTGATTGGAAATGCAGTGGCATATGTGACTCTGTGGAGAACATGCAGTGGGTGCACAATAGATGTGGAGAAAGCGAGAAATCTCTCTGGATTTCTTCTTTCTAA
- the LOC4341853 gene encoding heat shock 70 kDa protein 16 isoform X1, with amino-acid sequence MSVVGFDVGNDTLVAAAARQRGIDVLLNAESNRESPAAVAFSHNARLLGPHAAGAASSHAPFSSIKRLLLLAGRPTLLPRRGGDLSRLPFPVEASSADGGGGVLVHVDHIGRRIALSPTQLLAMLLGYLRQLAEADLEAPVSDCVISVPCYFTQAQRQAYLDAAAVAGLRPLRLMHDLAATALGYGLYRSDLGGPGGPTYVAFVDVGHCDTQVAVVAFDVSGMKVLSHRFDADLGGRDFDEVLFEHFAEEFRDKYKIDVTGNVKASMRLRAACEKAKKVLSANAEAVVNIECLMEEKDVRGMIRREEFEKLCAGLLERVVEPCKKAMEGSRIGFDRLHSVELVGSGSRVPAIARILAGFFRREPSRTLNASECVARGCALQCAMLSPTFRVREYEVQDAIPSSIGFCTSEGPISTLPSNALFQRGHPLPSVKVVTLHKNSKFKLDAFYVDENELPPGTSTKIGAFQIGPFQAHTEKSKVKVRIRLNLHGLVSVESAALIDDDQSDAHSADSMEVDSNGEMGQQVDKSRSERLIQLPIVQSIYGAMSNQELLEAQEQESQLAYQDKLMERTKERKNALESYVYDTRNKLSERYRSFATDSEREEISLSLQQTEDWLYEEGDDETEAVYNSKLEELKRLVDPIENRCKDEEVRGQATRDLLKFILDHKTAAKSLPTPEQEAVDSECTKAEQWLRERSQLQESLPKNVDPALWSHEIKKKEHELDMFYRNIVRYKGSPARADSSGGSDHMHTTDRD; translated from the exons ATGAGCGTGGTGGGCTTCGACGTCGGCAACGACACCctggtcgccgcggcggcgcggcagcgcggcaTCGACGTGCTCCTCAACGCCGAGTCCAACCGCGagtcccccgccgccgtcgccttctcccACAACGCCCGCCTCCTcggcccccacgccgccggcgccgcctcgtcgcacGCCCCCTTCTCCAGCATcaagcgcctcctcctcctcgcgggcCGCCCCACGCTGctcccccgccgcggcggcgacctctcgcgcctccccttccccgtcgAGGCCTCCTCcgcggatggaggcggcggcgtcctcgtcCACGTCGACCACATCGGCCGCCGCATCGCGCTCTCCCCGACCCAGCTCCTCGCCATGCTGCTCGGGTACCTCAGGCAGCTCGCGGAGGCCGACCTCGAGGCGCCCGTATCCGACTGCGTCATCTCCGTCCCTTGCTACTTCACGCAGGCGCAGCGCCAGGCctacctcgacgccgccgccgtcgcgggccTCCGCCCTCTCAGGCTCATGCacgacctcgccgccaccgccctcggcTACGGCCTCTACCGCTCCGACCTCGGCGGCCCCGGTGGTCCCACGTACGTCGCGTTCGTCGACGTCGGTCACTGCGATACGCAGGTGGCCGTCGTCGCGTTCGATGTCTCCGGGATGAAGGTGCTGTCGCACAGATTCGATGCGGACCTAGGGGGAAGGGACTTTGATGAGGTGCTATTCGAGCATTTTGCGGAGGAATTCAGGGACAAGTATAAGATAGATGTCACTGGGAATGTCAAGGCAAGCATGAGGTTGAGGGCGGCATGTGAGAAGGCGAAGAAAGTGCTAAGCGCGAATGCGGAAGCAGTGGTCAATATCGAGTGCCTGATGGAGGAGAAGGATGTGAGGGGGATGATCCGGAGGGAGGAGTTTGAGAAACTGTGTGCTGGGCTGCTGGAGAGGGTTGTCGAGCCATGCAAGAAGGCTATGGAGGGTTCAAGGATCGGATTTGACAGGCTGCATTCTGTGGAGCTCGTTGGGTCAGGGTCAAGGGTACCTGCTATTGCTAGAATTCTTGCAGGGTTCTTCAGAAGGGAGCCTAGTCGCACGCTCAATGCCAGTGAATGTGTGGCTCGGGGGTGTGCACTGCAGTGCGCAATGCTTAGTCCCACATTCCGCGTTCGAGAATATGAG GTCCAAGATGCAATTCCTTCTTCGATAGGATTTTGCACGAGTGAAGGCCCAATTTCAACATTACCAAGTAACGCGCTATTCCAGAGAGGTCATCCCCTTCCCAGTGTGAAGGTCGTTACTCTGCATAAGAACAGCAAATTTAAACTGGATGCATTTTATGTGGATGAGAATGAATTGCCTCCTGGTACCTCAACAAAAATTGGTGCTTTCCAG ATTGGCCCTTTCCAAGCACATACTGAAAAGTCTAAAGTCAAAGTAAGAATTCGGTTAAATCTCCATGGACTTGTTTCAGTGGAATCAGCTGCT CTGATTGATGATGATCAAAGCGATGCACATTCTGCTGACTCTATGGAGGTGGATTCCAATGGTGAAATG GGGCAACAGGTTGATAAGTCAAGAAGCGAAAGGTTAATCCAATTGCCTATTGTTCAGTCCATTTATGGTGCAATGAGTAATCAGGAATTGCTGGAAGCTCAAGAGCAAGAATCACAACTTGCTTATCAGGATAAACTCATGGAGCGGACAAAAGAAAGGAAGAACGCATTGGAATCTTATGTGTATGATACTCGCAATAAG CTTTCCGAGAGGTATCGGAGCTTTGCAACTGATTCTGAAAGAGAAGAAATCTCACTCAGTCTACAACAGACTGAAGATTGGCTTTATGAAGAAGGTGATGATGAGACTGAAGCAGTTTACAATAGTAAACTTGAGGAGCTGAAAAGG CTTGTAGATCCCATTGAAAATCGTTGTAAAGATGAGGAGGTCAGAGGTCAAGCCACAAGGGATCTTTTGAAGTTCATTCTTGACCACAAGACGGCTGCCAAATCATTACCCACACCTGAGCAAGAGGCT
- the LOC4341851 gene encoding probable beta-1,3-galactosyltransferase 2 isoform X2 → MEGERRRMSLLLETVILLRCTIPQPQVNVKRDYREILQTQDTHHAVWTLDKTIAKLETELSAARTLQESFLNGSPVSEGHKGSDSTGRQKYLMVIGINTAFSSRQRRDSIRNTWMPQGIKRRKLEEEKGIVIRFVIGHSAISGGIVERAIKAEERKHGDFMRIDHVEGYLELSGKTKTYFATAVSLWDADFYVKVDDDVHVNIATLGQILSNHVKKPRVYIGCMKSGPVLSDKDVRYYEPEHWKFGDQYFRHATGQLYAISKDLATYISINKRVLHKYINEDVSLGAWFIGLDVEHIDERRLCCGTPPDCEWKAQAGNTCAVSFDWKCSGICDSVENMQWVHNRCGESEKSLWISSF, encoded by the exons AtggaaggagagagaaggaggatGAGCTTACTGCTGGAGACTGTAATTCTGCTAAGGTGTACCATTCCCCAACCACAA GTTAATGTAAAACGAGATTACAGGGAGATCCTACAAACCCAAGATACCCATCATGCTGTATG GACTTTGGATAAGACAATAGCAAAACTGGAGACAGAACTTTCCGCTGCGAGAACTCTGCAGGAATCATTTCTCAATGGTTCTCCGGTTTCAGAAGGGCATAAGGGTTCGGACTCTACAGGAAGGCAGAAATATCTTATGGTGATAGGCATTAATACTGCTTTTAGCAGTCGACAGAGAAGGGATTCTATCCGTAACACATGGATGCCTCAAG gaataaagagaagaaaactaGAAGAAGAGAAGGGGATCGTAATCCGTTTTGTTATTGGTCACAG TGCTATTTCAGGTGGCATTGTGGAGAGAGCAATCAAGGCAGAGGAAAGAAAACATGGAGATTTCATGAGAATA GACCATGTTGAAGGATACCTTGAATTGTCTGGCAAAACCAAGACATACTTTGCTACAGCTGTTTCTTTATGGGATGCTGACTTCTATGTGAAGGTTGACGATGATGTGCATGTTAATATAG CAACACTCGGACAGATTTTATCGAATCATGTTAAGAAGCCCAGAGTATATATTGGATGCATGAAGTCCGGTCCCGTCTTATCTGACAA AGATGTGAGGTACTATGAACCTGAGCATTGGAAATTTGGTGACCAGTATTTCCGGCATGCAACTGGTCAATTGTATGCTATTTCAAAAGATTTGGCAACTTACATATCAATAAACAA ACGTGTTTTGCATAAGTACATCAATGAGGATGTGTCTTTGGGAGCCTGGTTCATAGGATTAGATGTTGAGCATATTGATGAGCGCCGACTTTGTTGTGGTACTCCACCTG ATTGCGAATGGAAAGCTCAGGCAGGGAATACATGCGCAGTGTCATTTGATTGGAAATGCAGTGGCATATGTGACTCTGTGGAGAACATGCAGTGGGTGCACAATAGATGTGGAGAAAGCGAGAAATCTCTCTGGATTTCTTCTTTCTAA
- the LOC107278639 gene encoding uncharacterized protein: MAHASPSPMDCHHHRRQLLLRSPSRRSSPPGAPVHADERLHHHRFLRPGALARLRDSKVIARSLRSAAAAAAVAVPASPPANTLPPSSPPPTAAAAAGDGAGVPHFLGAVRGPRYPLRKKLAAARTVVFLPPPPTTAADAAEVFMDAFAVAAPSEMLAAH; encoded by the coding sequence ATGGCGCACGCGTCTCCCTCTCCCATGgactgccaccaccaccgccgccagctgctgctgcgctcCCCGTCGCGGAGGTCCTCGCCGCCGGGGGCCCCGGTCCACGCCGACgagcgcctccaccaccaccgcttccTCCGCCCCGGCGCGCTCGCGCGGCTGCGCGACTCCAAAGTCATCGCCCGCtcgctccggtccgccgccgccgccgcggcggtggccgtgcccgcgtcgccgcccgcgaaCACGCTcccgccgtcctcgcctcccccgaccgccgccgcggcggcgggagatgGCGCCGGCGTGCCGCATTTTCTTGGGGCTGTGAGGGGGCCGAGGTACCCGCTCCGGAAGAAGCTGGCCGCGGCCAGGACCGTGGTgttcctgccgccgccgccgacgacggcggcggacgccgCCGAGGTGTTCATGGACGCgttcgcggtggcggcgccgtcggAGATGCTCGCCGCGCACTGA
- the LOC4341852 gene encoding uncharacterized protein: MEKGKSVVAELAASLRDVEVTPRRKPASSLPAASFYSPTNKARPRKLVSLCLGILGQHLEDIITDISEFSTFFPPHIKLAILSIARRRRLLNDEVLISLADSSWEILDISGSDVSDIGLATVANISNNLWAIDISRCERITAAAVSEVICHCPSLEILRCGGCPGSESTARRSVYLLKPKLNTLEEDSWEELDTVEIGGGAESLRWLVWPKIDDNSKEIISMECPRITVNPQPSPFDLRGHKVPAEALASVPLDHSIIADIDPKTWAVAAAPRRPTVPTNPNAPPEIPIAEKFRLAYVEREARLAPKRAKRERQQRRRAEREYLMNDINAKSVALAAQVSKYLRKS, from the exons ATGGAGAAGGGGAAGTCGGTGGTCGCAGAGCTCGCGGCGTCGCTGAGAGATGTCGAGGTCACGCCGCGCCGGAAGCCAGCGAGTTCGTTACCGGCAGCTTCGTTCT ATTCTCCAACAAACAAAGCTAGACCTCGGAAATTGGTTAGTTTGTGCCTTGGCATCCTCGGACAGCATCTTGAAGATATCATAACTGATATTTCCGAATTTTCTACCTTCTTTCCACCCCACATAAAG CTGGCAATTTTGTCCATTGCAAGGAGAAGAAGGCTTCTAAATGATGAAGTTTTGATCTCTCTTGCTGATAGTTCATGGGAGATCCTAGATATATCTGGCTCTGATGTATCTGATATTGGTCTGGCTACTGTGGCAAATATTTCTAATAATCTGTGGGCTATCGATATTAG TCGCTGTGAAAGAATAACTGCTGCAGCTGTTTCTGAGGTTATATGCCATTGCCCATCCTTGGAGATATTGAGATGCGG AGGCTGTCCAGGAAGTGAATCCACCGCGCGCAGATCTGTGTATCTCTTGAAACCCAAATTGAATACTCTTGAAGAGGACTCGTGGGAAGAACTTGATACGGTAGAAATTGGCGGGGGTGCAGAGTCCTTAAGATGGCTAGTTTGG CCAAAGATAGATGATAACTCAAAGGAAATTATATCTATGGAATGCCCTCGTATTACTGTCAACCCACAGCCATCACCTTTTGACCTTCGTGGACACAAGGTCCCAGCTGAAGCTCTGGCAAGTGTACCACTGGATCACTCCATAATCGCAGATATTGACCCCAAAACATGGGCTGTTGCTGCCGCCCCTCGAAGACCCACCGTTCCAACCAACCCAAATGCGCCCCCTGAAATACCAATCGCCGAGAAGTTCAGGCTAGCCTATGTGGAGAGAGAAGCAAGGTTGGCCCCAAAGAGAGCCAAGAGAGAACGACAGCAACGCCGTCGCGCCGAAAGGGAGTACCTGATGAACGACATCAATGCCAAATCTGTAGCGCTTGCAGCCCAAGTGAGCAAATACCTGCGCAAGAGCTAG